One genomic region from Listeria monocytogenes encodes:
- the recN gene encoding DNA repair protein RecN gives MLQEMTIKNFAIIESLSLTFQEGMTVLTGETGAGKSIIIDALGLLVGGRGSADFIRHGEERLELQGLFALAEDNLACRNALIENGIDASDDMVVLERSLFRSGKNSCRINGKLVTTVLLRQIGSKLIDIHSQHEHQELMNEEFHLSLLDRFASDKIKPALTKYQTNFKEYQTIEKEWQNWTKNERELAQRLDMLRFQQQEIENANLQAGEEDRLLEQKNILANFEKLNENLQGAYAAIQGEPGGLEFVGEAMRQMETAASIHTDYKAVSEAISSSYYMLEDSMSQIRQSLDQLEFQPEELNQIESRLNDLNQLKRKYGKTIEDIIQYEQEISSEMEKLTDSESHVGHLETKLATLKTELTKQAATLTDIRKKAAVTLEKQIKQELNQLYMEKAIFSVRFEANKMELTELGQDSVVFYMSTNPGEPLKPLAKIASGGELSRMMLALKTIFSRHQGITSIIFDEVDTGVSGRVGQAIAEKIYAVSVGSQVLCISHLPQVAAMANHHYYITKKVQNKRTTTSVTVLKGVEKVEEISRMIAGIEVTELTKQHAKEMIEQAEKVKQTY, from the coding sequence AATTATTATTGATGCGCTTGGTCTTCTTGTTGGCGGACGCGGATCAGCTGATTTTATCCGTCACGGAGAGGAACGTTTAGAGCTTCAAGGGCTTTTTGCGCTAGCAGAGGATAACCTTGCTTGCCGAAATGCTTTAATAGAAAATGGTATAGATGCTTCGGATGATATGGTTGTACTAGAACGCAGTCTGTTTCGCTCGGGAAAAAATAGTTGCCGAATCAATGGCAAGCTTGTAACTACTGTTCTCTTGCGCCAAATTGGCTCGAAATTAATAGATATCCATAGTCAGCATGAACATCAGGAATTGATGAATGAGGAGTTTCATTTATCATTACTTGATCGATTCGCTTCTGACAAAATCAAGCCAGCACTAACCAAGTACCAAACTAATTTCAAAGAATATCAAACAATTGAGAAAGAATGGCAAAATTGGACAAAAAATGAGCGAGAATTAGCACAACGTCTTGATATGCTCCGTTTTCAACAACAGGAAATTGAAAATGCCAATTTGCAAGCTGGTGAAGAAGATCGTTTGTTAGAACAAAAAAATATCTTAGCCAATTTTGAAAAACTTAACGAAAATTTACAAGGCGCTTATGCGGCGATTCAAGGCGAGCCAGGTGGACTTGAATTCGTTGGGGAAGCGATGCGTCAAATGGAGACAGCTGCAAGTATTCATACGGATTATAAAGCAGTTAGTGAAGCAATTTCTTCTAGCTACTATATGTTAGAAGATAGCATGAGCCAAATCAGACAGTCACTTGATCAGCTCGAATTCCAACCAGAAGAACTTAATCAAATTGAATCGCGTTTAAATGATTTAAACCAATTGAAACGCAAATATGGTAAAACAATTGAAGATATCATCCAGTATGAGCAAGAAATAAGTAGCGAAATGGAAAAACTAACGGATAGTGAATCGCATGTGGGTCATTTAGAGACAAAATTAGCCACACTCAAAACAGAACTAACAAAACAAGCGGCTACGCTCACTGATATCCGTAAAAAAGCAGCTGTCACATTAGAAAAACAAATTAAACAAGAATTAAATCAACTTTATATGGAGAAAGCCATTTTTAGTGTGCGTTTTGAAGCAAACAAAATGGAACTAACAGAATTGGGACAAGATAGCGTCGTCTTTTATATGTCAACAAATCCAGGAGAACCATTAAAACCATTAGCAAAAATTGCTTCTGGCGGAGAGTTATCCAGAATGATGTTAGCTTTAAAAACCATTTTCTCTAGACACCAAGGTATTACATCAATTATTTTCGATGAAGTTGATACCGGAGTAAGTGGACGCGTTGGTCAAGCGATTGCAGAAAAAATTTATGCTGTTTCAGTCGGCTCGCAAGTACTATGTATCAGTCATTTGCCTCAAGTAGCAGCAATGGCGAACCACCATTACTACATTACAAAAAAAGTCCAAAATAAACGTACAACGACTTCCGTTACAGTGCTTAAAGGAGTAGAAAAAGTAGAAGAAATCAGCCGAATGATTGCTGGTATAGAAGTCACTGAACTAACAAAACAACATGCAAAAGAAATGATTGAACAAGCGGAAAAAGTAAAACAAACGTATTAA
- a CDS encoding alpha-ketoacid dehydrogenase subunit beta → MPVISYIDAITMALKEEMERDDKVFILGEDVGKKGGVFKATAGLYDEFGEDRVLDTPLAESAIAGVGIGAAMYGYRPVAEMQFADFIMPAVNQIISEAARIRYRSNNDWSCPMVIRAPFGGGVHGALYHSQSVEKVFFGQPGLKIVVPSSPYDAKGLLKAAIRDNDPVLFFEHKRAYRLLKGEVPETDYIVPIGEANVVREGDDITVITYGLAVQFAQQAAERLAAEGVEAHILDLRTIYPLDQEAIIEATKKTGKVLLVTEDNKQGSIISEVAAIISEHCLFDLDAPIARLAGPDTPAMPFAPTMEKHFMINPDKVADAMKELAEF, encoded by the coding sequence ATGCCAGTCATTTCATATATTGATGCAATAACCATGGCGCTTAAAGAAGAAATGGAGCGCGATGATAAAGTATTTATTTTAGGAGAAGATGTTGGGAAAAAAGGTGGCGTATTTAAAGCGACTGCTGGTCTATATGACGAATTTGGTGAAGACAGAGTACTTGATACACCACTTGCTGAATCTGCCATTGCCGGAGTTGGAATTGGCGCGGCGATGTATGGCTACCGCCCAGTTGCAGAAATGCAATTTGCTGACTTTATTATGCCAGCTGTCAACCAAATCATTTCAGAAGCTGCCAGAATTCGGTACCGTTCTAATAACGATTGGTCTTGTCCAATGGTTATTCGCGCACCTTTTGGCGGCGGGGTACACGGGGCACTTTACCATTCACAATCTGTTGAAAAAGTGTTTTTCGGACAACCTGGTTTGAAAATCGTTGTTCCTTCTTCACCATATGATGCAAAAGGGCTTTTAAAAGCGGCGATTCGCGATAATGATCCAGTGCTTTTCTTTGAGCATAAACGTGCGTACCGCTTGCTGAAAGGCGAAGTGCCAGAAACTGATTATATCGTTCCAATCGGCGAAGCAAATGTTGTTCGTGAAGGTGATGATATTACAGTAATTACTTACGGACTTGCGGTTCAATTTGCCCAACAAGCAGCAGAACGTTTAGCAGCGGAAGGCGTAGAAGCACATATTCTTGATTTACGGACAATCTATCCACTAGACCAAGAAGCAATTATTGAAGCAACGAAAAAAACAGGTAAAGTACTTCTTGTAACGGAAGATAACAAACAAGGAAGTATTATCAGTGAAGTGGCAGCAATCATTTCGGAGCATTGTTTATTTGACTTAGACGCACCGATTGCTAGACTCGCAGGACCTGATACCCCAGCGATGCCTTTTGCTCCAACAATGGAAAAACATTTTATGATCAATCCAGATAAAGTGGCGGATGCAATGAAAGAATTAGCGGAATTTTAG
- a CDS encoding dihydrolipoamide acetyltransferase family protein, translating into MAVEKITMPKLGESVTEGTISSWLVKPGDTVEKYDAIAEVLTDKVTAEIPSSFSGTIKEILAEEDETLEVGEVICTIETEEAGSSEPVAEAEQTEPKTPEKQETKQVKLAEAPASGRFSPAVLRIAGENNIDLSTVEGTGKGGRITRKDLLQVIENGPVAPKREEVKSAPQEKEATPNPVRSAAGDREIPINGVRKAIAKHMSVSKQEIPHAWMMVEVDATGLVRYRNTVKDSFKKEEGYSLTYFAFFIKAVAQALKEFPQLNSTWAGDKIIEHANINISIAIAAGDLLYVPVIKNADEKSIKGIAREISELAGKARNGKLSQADMEGGTFTVNSTGSFGSVQSMGIINHPQAAILQVESIVKRPVIIDDMIAVRDMVNLCLSIDHRILDGLLAGKFLQAIKANVEKISKENTALY; encoded by the coding sequence GTGGCAGTTGAAAAAATCACCATGCCCAAATTAGGGGAAAGTGTAACAGAAGGAACGATTAGTTCATGGTTAGTTAAACCAGGCGATACAGTAGAAAAATATGATGCTATCGCGGAAGTTTTAACAGATAAAGTAACAGCTGAAATCCCATCATCCTTTAGTGGCACTATCAAAGAAATTTTAGCAGAGGAAGATGAAACACTAGAAGTAGGCGAAGTTATTTGTACCATCGAAACAGAAGAGGCTGGTAGTTCAGAGCCTGTAGCTGAAGCAGAACAAACAGAACCAAAAACTCCAGAAAAACAAGAAACAAAACAAGTGAAATTAGCAGAAGCACCAGCCAGTGGAAGATTTTCACCAGCGGTACTGCGTATTGCTGGAGAAAACAATATTGATTTATCAACCGTAGAAGGCACAGGTAAAGGTGGCCGAATTACAAGAAAAGATTTACTTCAAGTAATTGAAAATGGTCCAGTAGCTCCGAAACGCGAGGAAGTGAAGTCTGCTCCACAAGAAAAAGAAGCGACGCCAAATCCTGTACGTTCAGCAGCAGGTGACAGAGAAATCCCAATCAATGGTGTAAGAAAAGCGATTGCTAAACATATGAGCGTGAGTAAACAAGAAATTCCGCATGCTTGGATGATGGTGGAAGTAGATGCAACTGGTCTTGTTCGCTATCGTAATACAGTTAAAGACAGCTTTAAAAAAGAAGAAGGTTATTCATTAACTTATTTCGCCTTTTTCATCAAAGCCGTTGCACAAGCATTGAAAGAATTCCCGCAACTTAACAGCACGTGGGCAGGCGATAAAATTATTGAGCATGCGAATATCAATATTTCGATTGCGATTGCAGCTGGCGATTTATTGTATGTGCCAGTTATTAAAAATGCGGACGAAAAATCCATTAAAGGTATTGCTCGCGAAATAAGTGAACTAGCTGGAAAAGCGCGTAATGGTAAACTGAGCCAAGCCGATATGGAAGGTGGGACTTTCACTGTAAATAGTACTGGTTCATTTGGCTCTGTTCAATCAATGGGGATTATTAACCACCCACAAGCCGCTATTCTTCAAGTGGAATCCATTGTTAAGCGCCCAGTAATTATTGACGATATGATTGCTGTACGAGATATGGTCAACCTATGTCTATCCATCGATCATCGTATTTTAGACGGCTTACTAGCAGGTAAATTTTTACAAGCAATTAAAGCCAATGTCGAAAAGATTTCTAAAGAAAATACAGCGTTGTATTAA
- a CDS encoding M20/M25/M40 family metallo-hydrolase, whose product MMLSNVKKYFTELIQTPSVSGKETAILTYIKKHLAKLNIEYSLDEDYGLIARIPATKEKFPTIFFCSHVDTHPNAATPVFQMEQDVFTAEKGTSLGADDKAAVAAMLAAIDYFCAERTAHGEIEFIFTTKEELGMIGMRLFPEEKITAAYGYCLDAPGEVGNYQLQANTLVALEFTIASSEAAQMSPISIARMALHATRPGRIDRENKWEIQSFSGGINDENQQDAQLEVLFTSAASFRKALLHIQSIRERFAQTCEKYGAILTHDTKLIYEGYQIRSKHPLMNIFQKAAKKQSLETKEIFLEGGTDANVLNEKGIPTMLLSAGYENAHTEEETVSIEQLEKLTQLIIDLAESAKNEKILLRKLN is encoded by the coding sequence ATGATGCTATCCAATGTAAAAAAATATTTTACCGAATTAATCCAAACTCCATCTGTCTCTGGGAAAGAAACAGCTATTTTAACGTATATAAAAAAACATCTAGCAAAATTAAACATTGAATATAGTTTGGATGAAGATTATGGTTTAATTGCGCGAATTCCTGCTACTAAAGAGAAATTTCCAACGATTTTTTTCTGTAGTCATGTGGATACGCATCCAAATGCGGCAACGCCAGTTTTTCAAATGGAGCAAGATGTATTTACGGCAGAGAAAGGCACTTCTTTAGGTGCGGATGATAAAGCAGCAGTAGCAGCTATGTTAGCGGCTATTGATTATTTTTGTGCAGAACGAACAGCTCATGGGGAGATTGAATTCATTTTCACGACGAAAGAAGAACTCGGCATGATTGGAATGCGTTTATTTCCGGAAGAAAAAATTACTGCAGCTTATGGATACTGTTTAGATGCACCAGGTGAAGTCGGAAATTATCAATTACAAGCAAATACGTTAGTCGCTTTAGAATTTACTATTGCAAGTTCTGAAGCTGCCCAAATGTCGCCGATTTCTATAGCGAGAATGGCGTTACATGCCACACGGCCAGGCAGAATTGACCGCGAAAACAAATGGGAAATTCAGTCGTTTTCTGGTGGAATAAATGATGAAAATCAACAAGATGCCCAATTAGAAGTTCTTTTTACATCAGCAGCAAGTTTCCGTAAGGCTCTCTTGCATATTCAGAGCATTAGAGAACGATTTGCGCAAACTTGCGAGAAATATGGTGCTATTTTGACGCATGATACAAAATTAATTTATGAAGGTTACCAAATTCGCTCTAAGCACCCACTAATGAATATTTTCCAAAAAGCCGCAAAAAAACAATCTTTGGAAACAAAAGAAATATTTTTAGAAGGCGGAACAGATGCAAATGTGTTGAATGAAAAAGGTATTCCGACCATGCTCTTATCAGCAGGATACGAAAATGCGCACACAGAGGAAGAAACAGTATCTATTGAGCAATTAGAAAAACTTACACAACTCATCATTGATTTAGCAGAATCCGCAAAAAACGAGAAAATTCTTCTCAGAAAACTAAATTAG
- the lpdA gene encoding dihydrolipoyl dehydrogenase: MAKEYDVVILGGGTGGYVAAIQAAKNGQKVAVVEKGKVGGTCLHRGCIPTKALLRSAEVLQTVKKASEFGISVEGTAGINFLQAQERKQAIVDQLEKGIHQLFKQGKIDLFVGTGTILGPSIFSPTAGTISVEFEDGSENEMLIPKNLIIATGSKPRTLSGLTIDEEHVLSSDGALNLETLPKSIIIVGGGVIGMEWASMMHDFGVEVTVLEYADRILPTEDKEVAKELARLYKKKKLNMHTSAEVQAASYKKTDTGVEIKAIIKGEEQTFTADKILVSVGRSANTENIGLQNTDIATENGFIQVNDFYQTKESHIYAIGDCIPTIQLAHVAMEEGTIAANHIAGKAAEKLDYDLVPRCIYTSTEIASVGITEEQAKERGHEVKKGKFFFRGIGKALVYGESDGFIKIIADKKTDDILGVSMIGPHVTDMISEAALAQVLNATPWEVGNTIHPHPTLSESFREAALAVDGNAIHG, encoded by the coding sequence GTGGCAAAAGAATATGATGTAGTTATTCTTGGCGGAGGAACTGGCGGTTACGTCGCAGCAATTCAAGCAGCTAAGAATGGCCAGAAAGTAGCCGTCGTTGAAAAAGGGAAAGTTGGAGGAACGTGTCTTCACCGTGGGTGTATTCCAACGAAAGCGTTATTACGTTCAGCGGAAGTTCTACAAACGGTAAAAAAAGCAAGTGAATTTGGTATTTCTGTAGAAGGAACTGCCGGAATCAATTTTTTACAAGCACAAGAACGAAAACAAGCAATAGTAGATCAATTAGAAAAAGGTATTCACCAATTATTTAAACAAGGGAAAATTGACTTGTTTGTAGGGACGGGAACTATTTTGGGACCATCAATTTTTTCACCAACAGCTGGAACAATTTCAGTTGAATTCGAAGATGGTTCTGAAAATGAAATGCTAATTCCTAAAAACTTAATTATCGCAACTGGGTCCAAACCGCGCACATTAAGCGGTTTAACAATCGATGAGGAACATGTTTTATCATCTGACGGCGCGCTTAACCTAGAAACTTTACCAAAATCAATTATTATTGTTGGCGGTGGGGTTATCGGAATGGAATGGGCTTCGATGATGCATGATTTCGGTGTAGAAGTTACGGTGCTAGAATATGCAGACCGAATTTTGCCAACAGAAGATAAAGAAGTGGCCAAAGAATTAGCAAGACTTTATAAAAAGAAAAAATTAAACATGCATACATCTGCTGAAGTTCAAGCAGCTAGTTATAAAAAAACAGATACTGGTGTGGAAATTAAAGCAATCATTAAAGGCGAAGAGCAGACTTTCACAGCAGATAAAATTCTTGTTTCAGTTGGTCGTTCTGCTAATACAGAAAACATCGGCTTACAAAATACAGATATCGCGACCGAAAACGGCTTTATCCAAGTAAATGATTTTTACCAAACAAAAGAAAGTCACATCTATGCGATTGGAGACTGCATTCCAACGATTCAACTCGCGCACGTTGCAATGGAAGAAGGAACAATTGCAGCCAACCATATTGCCGGAAAAGCAGCCGAAAAACTTGACTACGACTTAGTTCCCCGCTGTATTTATACTTCTACAGAAATCGCAAGTGTCGGTATCACAGAAGAACAAGCAAAAGAACGGGGTCATGAAGTGAAAAAAGGCAAATTCTTCTTCCGTGGTATCGGGAAAGCGCTCGTTTACGGAGAATCAGATGGCTTCATTAAAATTATTGCAGATAAAAAAACAGACGATATCTTAGGCGTGAGCATGATTGGACCGCACGTTACGGACATGATTAGCGAAGCCGCTTTAGCACAAGTTTTAAATGCAACGCCGTGGGAAGTGGGCAACACGATTCACCCGCACCCAACTTTATCAGAAAGTTTTAGAGAAGCTGCCCTTGCTGTGGATGGCAATGCAATTCACGGTTAA
- a CDS encoding thiamine pyrophosphate-dependent dehydrogenase E1 component subunit alpha, translated as MTLKEAGLTEDKLIKMYETMLMARRLDERMWLLNRSGKIPFTISGQGQETAQIGAAFAFDLDKDYALPYYRDLAVVLAFGMTAKDIMLSAFAKAEDPNSGGRQMPAHFGQKSNRIVTQSSPVTTQFPHAAGIGLAAKMAGDEIAIYASTGEGSSNQGDFHEGINFASVHKLPVVFVIHNNQYAISVPASKQYAAEKLSDRAIGYGIPGERVDGTNMGEVYAAFKRAADRARNGEGPTLIETVSYRFTPHSSDDDDSSYRSREEVNEAKGKDPLTIFQTELLEEGYLTEEKIAEIEKNIAKEVNEATDYAESAAYAEPESSLLYVYDEEANS; from the coding sequence ATGACTTTAAAAGAAGCAGGTTTAACAGAAGATAAATTAATTAAAATGTATGAAACAATGCTAATGGCGAGAAGACTAGACGAGCGTATGTGGTTGCTGAACCGTTCTGGGAAAATTCCTTTCACCATTTCTGGACAAGGACAAGAAACTGCACAAATTGGCGCAGCGTTTGCCTTTGATTTAGATAAAGATTACGCATTACCATATTACCGTGATTTAGCGGTGGTGTTAGCATTTGGGATGACAGCGAAAGACATTATGTTATCCGCGTTCGCTAAAGCAGAGGATCCAAACTCTGGTGGACGTCAAATGCCAGCTCATTTTGGTCAAAAATCAAATCGCATCGTGACACAAAGTTCACCAGTAACAACGCAGTTCCCGCATGCAGCAGGTATTGGTCTTGCAGCGAAAATGGCCGGTGATGAGATTGCAATTTATGCTTCAACGGGTGAAGGATCTTCTAACCAAGGAGATTTCCATGAAGGAATCAACTTCGCATCTGTACATAAGTTGCCAGTTGTTTTCGTGATTCACAATAACCAATATGCCATTTCCGTTCCAGCATCGAAACAATATGCTGCAGAAAAACTATCCGACCGAGCAATCGGTTATGGTATCCCAGGGGAACGTGTGGATGGCACAAATATGGGTGAAGTATACGCGGCATTTAAACGTGCAGCAGATCGTGCAAGAAACGGCGAGGGCCCCACTTTAATTGAAACAGTTTCTTACCGATTCACACCGCACTCTTCTGATGATGATGACAGCAGTTATCGTTCCAGAGAAGAAGTGAACGAAGCAAAAGGAAAAGATCCACTGACAATTTTCCAAACAGAATTACTCGAAGAAGGTTACTTAACAGAAGAAAAAATCGCTGAAATCGAAAAAAATATTGCAAAAGAAGTTAACGAAGCAACCGATTACGCGGAAAGTGCAGCATACGCTGAACCAGAATCATCTTTACTTTATGTATATGATGAAGAAGCGAATAGCTGA
- the prli42 gene encoding stressosome-associated protein Prli42 — MTNKKVVRVVVILMLIAIVLSSVLTGVLMFL, encoded by the coding sequence ATGACTAATAAAAAAGTAGTTCGCGTTGTCGTTATTTTAATGTTAATCGCGATTGTATTATCAAGTGTTTTAACCGGGGTATTAATGTTTTTATAA
- the buk gene encoding butyrate kinase, whose product MSFDVLTINPGSTSTKLAVYQGDKVLFEETVRHTMQELADFNNVQEQFDFRWQVLRRVMDAHGYDVKKLQAVVGRGGLLRPVAGGTYMVTEKMIDDLKENKYGEHASNLGAMLAKKLADELTIPSFIVDPVVVDEMQEIARISGNAFVTRKSIFHALNHKAAGRKIAKELGKDYEKMNFVIAHLGGGISVAAHRQGKAVDVNNALDGDGPFSPERSGSLPMNDFLEACFSGKWTKRELHELIVGRGGMISYLGTNSMLEVEAKVQAGEEKAIEAFDAMAYQVSKEIGACSVVLQGKVDAIILTGGLARSELFTSKIIEQTNWITSVIIEPGEDELEALNSGVQRVLAGLEKEKEY is encoded by the coding sequence ATGTCTTTTGATGTTTTAACCATAAATCCAGGTTCCACGTCTACCAAGCTCGCGGTTTACCAAGGCGACAAAGTACTTTTTGAAGAAACAGTCAGACACACAATGCAAGAACTAGCCGACTTTAATAATGTACAGGAACAATTTGATTTTAGGTGGCAAGTTCTACGTCGAGTGATGGATGCACATGGTTATGATGTAAAGAAATTACAAGCGGTAGTTGGAAGAGGTGGCTTACTTCGACCAGTTGCCGGCGGTACATATATGGTTACAGAAAAAATGATAGATGATTTAAAAGAAAATAAATACGGAGAGCATGCTTCGAATCTAGGGGCAATGCTTGCAAAAAAATTAGCAGATGAACTTACTATACCTAGTTTTATTGTGGATCCGGTTGTCGTGGATGAAATGCAGGAAATTGCAAGGATATCGGGTAATGCCTTCGTTACTAGAAAAAGTATTTTTCATGCATTAAATCATAAAGCAGCAGGTCGGAAAATTGCCAAAGAGCTAGGAAAAGATTATGAAAAAATGAATTTTGTTATCGCGCATCTTGGCGGTGGAATTTCAGTTGCCGCTCATCGGCAAGGAAAAGCGGTGGATGTGAATAATGCCTTAGATGGGGACGGCCCTTTTAGTCCGGAACGTTCTGGTTCTTTACCGATGAATGATTTTCTAGAAGCATGTTTTAGCGGTAAATGGACGAAACGCGAATTGCATGAACTGATTGTTGGTCGTGGTGGGATGATTTCATATTTAGGAACTAACAGCATGCTCGAGGTGGAAGCTAAAGTACAAGCAGGTGAGGAGAAAGCTATCGAAGCTTTTGATGCTATGGCTTATCAAGTTAGCAAAGAAATTGGCGCATGTTCCGTTGTATTGCAAGGTAAAGTTGACGCCATAATTTTAACTGGTGGGCTTGCCAGAAGTGAACTTTTTACAAGCAAAATTATTGAGCAAACAAACTGGATAACCAGCGTAATTATAGAACCTGGAGAAGATGAATTAGAAGCATTAAATAGCGGAGTGCAACGCGTGCTCGCTGGTCTTGAGAAAGAAAAAGAGTACTAA
- a CDS encoding phosphate acyltransferase, whose translation MTKSRFFSDVAETSSFVFAVAGADDEVVLETIRLALKQKLGKFLLFGKKEDKTLTANESVTWIQTDTAEAAAQGAILAVKNKEADILVKGFIPTATLMHHVLKKENGLRTDQLLSQIAIFDIPTYHKPLLITDCAMNVAPKTKEKIAITENALAVAHQIGITNPKIALLSAVEEVTAKMPSTLEAQEVVQHFGNQISVSGPLALDVAISKEAALHKGITDSSAGEADILIAPNIETGNALYKSLVYFAGAKVGSAVVGAKVPIVISSRNDSPENKLASFILTVRLVEK comes from the coding sequence ATGACAAAAAGCAGATTTTTTTCAGATGTAGCAGAAACGAGTTCATTTGTTTTTGCAGTTGCCGGCGCAGATGATGAGGTGGTATTAGAAACCATTCGTCTTGCATTAAAACAAAAACTAGGTAAATTTCTTTTATTTGGTAAGAAAGAAGACAAAACCTTAACAGCCAACGAAAGTGTTACGTGGATTCAAACTGATACCGCAGAAGCTGCAGCGCAGGGTGCCATTTTAGCTGTAAAAAATAAAGAAGCAGACATTTTAGTAAAAGGATTCATCCCAACAGCTACACTGATGCACCACGTATTAAAAAAAGAAAATGGCCTTCGAACTGACCAATTATTAAGTCAAATTGCTATTTTCGACATTCCGACGTATCACAAGCCATTATTAATAACTGATTGTGCCATGAACGTAGCACCAAAAACAAAGGAAAAAATTGCTATCACAGAAAATGCCTTAGCCGTAGCTCATCAGATTGGTATCACCAACCCTAAAATTGCTTTACTTAGTGCAGTAGAAGAAGTGACTGCAAAAATGCCATCTACATTGGAGGCGCAGGAAGTAGTACAGCATTTTGGAAACCAAATATCCGTCTCAGGTCCGCTAGCTCTCGATGTAGCTATTTCCAAAGAAGCGGCTCTCCATAAAGGAATTACGGATAGTTCAGCGGGAGAAGCAGACATATTAATTGCTCCTAATATTGAAACAGGAAATGCACTTTATAAATCATTAGTCTACTTTGCTGGAGCTAAAGTAGGTAGTGCAGTGGTCGGAGCAAAAGTACCTATTGTTATTTCCTCAAGAAATGATTCACCGGAAAACAAATTAGCTTCATTCATACTAACTGTAAGACTAGTTGAGAAATGA